One part of the Candidatus Kryptoniota bacterium genome encodes these proteins:
- a CDS encoding ATP-grasp domain-containing protein, giving the protein MNLDVLLTDGHYKHTYAMARALKSKNLKVGVLCSRYLSMTLFSRIVDKKFLRREISHAGSAIRIAEAYSNVLLEILTKIQVDVLLPVGNLAFHTVSSNLNGLTKLTHVAIADEKSIAIAQDKRRTFKFAESIGVPAPKTYYPQNCQELSDLRDAIHFPCVLKKANYDEGGVVYCNNFTELSASFARLTENYPADKSFPIIQEYIRGKGFGFYALFDKGKCISYFMHERLHEFPITGGASTFAKSFYDRRLLEAGLLILETLNWHGVAMVEFKKDDSDGEFKLMEINPKYWGSLELSFQAGINFPYLHYLLALNRPIPESSYTPEVYFRWVWPHDVLWSIHSSRTQRAEFRKLRRQVVIHTDVHFDDPLVVGFNVLNTGYKIIREKKYPHGLAKE; this is encoded by the coding sequence ATGAATCTCGACGTGCTCCTGACCGATGGTCATTACAAGCACACCTATGCGATGGCCCGGGCGCTCAAAAGCAAGAATCTGAAAGTTGGGGTTCTGTGCAGTCGGTATCTATCCATGACTCTTTTCTCGCGGATTGTCGACAAGAAATTCCTCAGGCGGGAAATATCTCATGCGGGTAGTGCAATCAGGATCGCGGAAGCGTATAGTAACGTCCTGCTTGAGATTCTAACGAAAATTCAAGTCGACGTCCTACTCCCGGTGGGCAATCTGGCTTTTCATACCGTGAGCAGTAATCTGAATGGCCTGACCAAACTTACGCACGTTGCGATCGCGGATGAGAAATCTATTGCAATTGCACAGGACAAAAGAAGAACTTTCAAATTCGCTGAAAGCATCGGAGTACCCGCACCGAAGACTTATTATCCTCAGAATTGCCAAGAACTGTCGGACCTTCGGGACGCTATTCACTTTCCATGTGTCCTCAAGAAAGCGAACTATGATGAAGGCGGTGTGGTTTACTGCAACAACTTCACAGAACTTTCCGCATCCTTCGCGCGTCTCACCGAGAACTATCCGGCGGATAAATCTTTTCCCATTATCCAGGAATACATCAGAGGTAAGGGATTCGGCTTCTACGCTCTGTTTGATAAAGGCAAGTGTATCTCGTACTTCATGCATGAAAGACTTCACGAGTTTCCTATAACGGGTGGAGCCAGCACTTTTGCCAAGAGCTTCTACGATCGGAGATTGCTTGAGGCAGGCCTGCTTATACTTGAGACGCTCAACTGGCACGGCGTCGCTATGGTGGAGTTTAAGAAAGATGATTCGGACGGCGAGTTCAAGTTGATGGAGATTAATCCAAAGTATTGGGGCTCTCTCGAATTGAGCTTCCAGGCCGGCATAAACTTCCCTTATTTGCATTATCTTCTCGCTCTGAATCGACCCATTCCCGAAAGCTCATACACGCCGGAGGTATATTTTCGGTGGGTTTGGCCGCACGATGTTTTATGGTCAATCCATTCCTCGCGGACACAGAGAGCGGAATTTAGAAAGCTGAGAAGGCAGGTCGTCATTCATACTGATGTACATTTTGATGATCCACTTGTTGTGGGATTCAACGTTCTGAATACCGGATACAAGATTATACGTGAAAAGAAATATCCTCATGGATTGGCTAAAGAATAA
- a CDS encoding glycosyltransferase yields MTNDEMNAQHLPKRVAMVVHAYFPVGEARVKREAELLVRNGVEVVVFCLRDKDQPLRDLANGVHIRRLRVKRHRGASLVVYLFEYIAFLFLVSVSLVPPGLIRKYDVIQFHNPPDFLVFAGLIPKLFGTRLVLDMHEVLPDLFLNRWKLNKRSLVYRVVCLAERLSVGFVDEVMTVSDPVKEILQSRTGRNDISIVMNVIDDNLFSRESLVRTEKSGALRMVYQGILARWYDLTLVLRSVKVLSAEYDLRLDIFGDGPDAQMLRGLVADLGLEKVVKMYGLLPIERIAREIQLADIGLVPMVNAPYYSDLAIPTKLLELAEAGVPAMAPRLPILQRYFDEDMVQYYDPGVEGDFTDKLRMLIADPVLRASVAKNVRRFTQRYSWQNQGEVMLDVMRRLA; encoded by the coding sequence ATGACTAATGATGAGATGAATGCGCAGCATCTGCCCAAAAGAGTTGCCATGGTTGTCCATGCCTACTTTCCCGTAGGCGAAGCTAGGGTTAAGAGGGAGGCTGAGCTTCTGGTCAGGAACGGCGTTGAAGTAGTCGTCTTTTGTTTGCGCGACAAAGATCAACCCCTCCGAGATCTCGCCAACGGTGTTCACATAAGGAGACTGAGAGTCAAAAGACACAGGGGGGCATCTCTTGTTGTCTATCTGTTCGAGTACATTGCCTTCCTTTTTCTTGTCTCTGTTAGTTTGGTCCCTCCGGGTCTCATAAGAAAATATGACGTGATCCAGTTCCATAATCCGCCTGACTTCCTTGTCTTCGCGGGACTCATACCGAAACTGTTTGGAACAAGGCTCGTTTTGGATATGCATGAGGTCCTGCCTGACCTCTTTCTGAACCGATGGAAACTGAACAAACGCAGCTTGGTCTACCGAGTTGTCTGCCTGGCTGAGAGGTTATCCGTGGGTTTCGTGGATGAGGTCATGACGGTAAGCGATCCTGTGAAGGAGATTCTACAGTCTAGAACAGGGAGAAACGACATTAGTATTGTAATGAATGTTATCGACGACAATTTATTCTCCAGGGAGTCCTTGGTCAGGACTGAGAAAAGCGGGGCCCTCAGAATGGTGTACCAGGGCATTCTGGCAAGATGGTACGATCTCACTCTCGTACTAAGAAGTGTGAAAGTGCTGTCTGCAGAATACGATCTTCGCCTCGATATTTTCGGCGATGGTCCCGATGCGCAGATGCTTAGAGGTTTGGTCGCGGATTTGGGCCTGGAGAAAGTCGTGAAGATGTATGGTCTCCTCCCGATCGAGAGAATCGCAAGAGAGATTCAACTCGCCGACATTGGGCTCGTCCCCATGGTGAACGCGCCCTACTATTCTGATCTCGCCATTCCGACAAAGCTGCTCGAACTGGCAGAGGCAGGAGTACCGGCGATGGCGCCGCGTCTTCCTATCCTCCAGCGGTATTTCGATGAGGACATGGTTCAATACTATGACCCCGGGGTGGAGGGCGATTTCACGGACAAGTTGAGAATGTTGATTGCCGATCCGGTCCTTCGAGCCTCGGTAGCTAAGAATGTAAGGCGGTTTACTCAGCGTTATTCCTGGCAAAATCAGGGAGAAGTGATGCTTGACGTAATGAGACGCCTTGCATGA
- a CDS encoding glycosyltransferase, whose amino-acid sequence MRILFVTSAYPTDANPKTHINIKLQVESLRGMGIECDVCVLEGNGYIKYLTGVSQIKRQLRIRKYDVIHAFYMYVGWVARLSSSLPVVVTYVGSDVYGKCRADGSSVKLSRIVHVGLSKILSRLSSASIVQSARMASLVSKKSHVIPEGLDQRVFFKRASNREDLSLSPKTFYVLFAGTKSNGVKRYWLANKGVSLLREEYQNVSLIDIDGISQDRVSLYMNSVDCLLVTSSHEGGPHVVKEALACDLPVVSVDVGYAKERIDSADNCFIVEDTPRAIADALEQVYLSHRRSFDGHTKIQHLSLEATASRIARVYETITGLPSNHDRN is encoded by the coding sequence ATGAGAATCCTCTTTGTCACATCGGCCTATCCGACTGATGCTAATCCCAAGACACACATCAACATAAAGCTTCAAGTCGAATCGCTTCGCGGTATGGGCATAGAATGCGACGTATGCGTTCTTGAGGGCAATGGCTATATCAAGTACTTAACGGGGGTGTCTCAGATCAAGCGCCAGTTGCGAATCAGGAAGTACGATGTGATTCACGCATTTTATATGTATGTCGGTTGGGTAGCGAGGCTTAGCTCATCTTTGCCGGTAGTCGTGACGTACGTTGGTAGTGACGTGTACGGCAAATGCCGAGCTGATGGCAGTTCAGTAAAACTCAGCAGGATAGTTCACGTTGGATTAAGCAAGATACTCTCCAGGCTTTCATCTGCAAGCATAGTTCAATCTGCGCGCATGGCGTCTCTTGTCTCCAAAAAATCCCATGTAATTCCAGAAGGACTTGACCAAAGAGTATTCTTTAAAAGGGCTTCGAATAGGGAAGATCTTTCGCTCTCACCAAAGACGTTTTACGTACTGTTTGCCGGCACGAAATCAAACGGCGTGAAGAGATACTGGCTTGCTAATAAGGGAGTGTCCTTATTGCGTGAAGAGTATCAGAATGTCTCACTGATTGACATAGATGGTATCTCTCAGGATAGGGTATCATTATATATGAACTCGGTCGACTGCCTCTTAGTCACCTCGTCGCACGAGGGAGGTCCCCACGTCGTGAAGGAGGCACTTGCATGCGACCTGCCAGTGGTGTCTGTTGATGTGGGATACGCTAAGGAACGTATCGATAGCGCGGACAATTGTTTTATTGTGGAAGACACACCCCGCGCCATCGCCGATGCACTGGAACAGGTTTATCTTTCGCACCGTAGATCGTTTGACGGGCACACCAAGATCCAACATCTCTCACTTGAGGCGACAGCGAGCAGAATAGCACGGGTTTATGAGACCATCACAGGCCTTCCATCCAACCACGATCGGAATTGA